Proteins encoded by one window of Maliibacterium massiliense:
- a CDS encoding SigB/SigF/SigG family RNA polymerase sigma factor: protein MSAQENRWNNDALRALIASAQQGDASALEQMVAHNTRLVHSIARRYAGRGVDYDDLYQLGCMGLVKAIQRFDTTLGVAFSTYAVPMITGEIRRFLRDDGAVRVSRGLKDAYRRARQVEEALKLELGTEPDLETWAAHMGVSAQELVFILDSAHAPVSLDAPCGKEDDTTMAERLPASADEQERLTDRLLLEQLLGELPQRERQIIVLRYFRQKTQSEIAQHLGISQVQVSRLESRILRDLRARADKGA from the coding sequence GTGAGCGCCCAGGAAAACCGCTGGAACAACGACGCCCTGCGCGCGCTGATCGCGTCGGCCCAGCAGGGCGACGCGTCTGCGCTGGAGCAGATGGTGGCGCACAATACGCGCCTGGTGCACAGCATCGCCCGGCGCTACGCGGGGCGCGGCGTGGACTATGACGACCTGTATCAGCTGGGCTGTATGGGCCTGGTCAAGGCAATTCAGCGGTTTGATACCACGCTGGGCGTGGCTTTTTCGACGTACGCGGTGCCGATGATCACCGGTGAGATACGCCGCTTTTTGCGCGACGACGGCGCGGTGCGGGTCAGCCGTGGGTTAAAAGACGCCTACCGCCGCGCGCGGCAGGTGGAGGAGGCGCTCAAGCTGGAGCTGGGCACAGAGCCCGATCTGGAGACCTGGGCGGCGCATATGGGGGTCAGCGCGCAGGAGCTGGTCTTTATCCTGGACAGCGCGCACGCGCCCGTATCGCTTGACGCGCCCTGCGGCAAAGAGGACGACACCACCATGGCGGAGCGCCTGCCTGCAAGCGCGGACGAGCAGGAACGGCTGACGGACCGCCTGCTGCTGGAGCAGCTGCTAGGGGAGCTTCCGCAGCGGGAGCGGCAGATCATCGTACTGCGCTACTTTCGCCAAAAGACGCAGAGCGAGATCGCGCAGCACCTGGGCATATCGCAGGTGCAGGTATCGCGGCTGGAGAGCCGCATCCTGCGGGACCTTCGCGCGCGGGCGGACAAGGGCGCCTAA
- the spoIIAB gene encoding anti-sigma F factor, whose amino-acid sequence MQSENYMELNVPSLSQNEAFARVVVAAFAAQLDPTMQELEDIKTAVSEAVTNAIIHGYENAQGVVHIRAWIAQDTLYVEVADDGVGIADIDKAREPLFTTRPEMERSGLGFTMMESFTDGVEVDSAPGKGTCVRMHKQFGQEQAHTDV is encoded by the coding sequence ATGCAGAGCGAAAACTATATGGAATTAAACGTGCCGAGCCTGTCGCAGAACGAGGCCTTTGCGCGCGTGGTGGTTGCCGCCTTTGCCGCACAGCTTGACCCTACCATGCAGGAGCTGGAGGATATCAAAACCGCCGTGAGCGAGGCGGTGACCAACGCCATCATCCACGGGTATGAGAACGCCCAGGGTGTGGTGCACATCAGGGCGTGGATCGCGCAGGATACCCTCTACGTGGAGGTCGCTGACGACGGCGTGGGCATTGCGGATATTGATAAGGCCCGCGAGCCGCTCTTTACCACCCGCCCGGAGATGGAGCGCTCCGGCCTGGGCTTTACCATGATGGAGTCCTTTACCGACGGCGTGGAGGTGGATTCCGCGCCGGGCAAGGGTACGTGTGTGCGCATGCATAAGCAGTTTGGGCAGGAGCAGGCGCACACAGACGTGTGA
- a CDS encoding anti-sigma factor antagonist (This anti-anti-sigma factor, or anti-sigma factor antagonist, belongs to a family that includes characterized members SpoIIAA, RsbV, RsfA, and RsfB.): MELQGIKRGNELIIALAGELDHHCAESVRDKLDALLDDPKVRLLTLDMHRLTFMDSSGVGVLIGRYKLMRQKNGRVRVRNVNAQIERVMQVSGLYQIIERCDAPARARAGR; this comes from the coding sequence ATGGAATTACAGGGCATCAAACGGGGAAATGAATTGATCATCGCGCTTGCCGGTGAGCTGGACCATCACTGCGCAGAGAGCGTGCGCGATAAATTGGACGCGCTGCTGGACGATCCCAAGGTGCGTCTATTGACGCTGGACATGCACCGGCTGACGTTTATGGATTCCTCGGGCGTGGGCGTGCTGATCGGGCGCTATAAGCTGATGCGCCAGAAGAACGGCCGCGTGCGGGTGCGCAACGTCAATGCGCAAATCGAGCGCGTGATGCAGGTATCGGGCCTGTACCAGATCATCGAGCGCTGTGACGCGCCGGCGCGCGCAAGGGCGGGGAGGTAA
- a CDS encoding PBP1A family penicillin-binding protein, with protein MKEKRARTKKLRTPQQQKKRRRIALCSMALVLALLCYFCFGVLKIQSWRGLSVSKLTDLAQTLLIYDANGDAVASVYGAQDRIMVDIDTIPQEVRNAFIAAEDVRFYKHHGVDVKRIFGAMLTNIQKGGYSEGASTITQQVIKLTHLSTEKKLSRKAQEAYLALQLERKFSKDDILEMYLNIVYFGRGAYGIEAAAKVYFDKSASELSIDEAASLAAILKSPTKYAPHLHPDNNLERRNLVLDLMADYEMLTGTEANNLKKKPLTVAEDRPEKYNYGYYIDTVLDEACEKLGVSMDELYSGGYRIYTTLDATKQLQAEALCADPAMLPQDAPDGTQAQVAMVVMDPKTGGIQALVGGREHTTLQAFNRATQAYRSPGSCIKPIAVFAPAIDEADYTATTYVEDAPVDYGGYKPQNFTGKFLGQVTVRTALSQSLNVPAVNTLHDIGVSTGMAYAQKAGLDLEEEDKNLSMALGGLTRGVTPLAMCDAYAGIANGGMRMPAHTIARITQADGETLYAYSDAGVRYMSEDGAFLLTDILRETVESGSAKGLQEVGAPLAAKTGTVDYKGVGNRDVWTITYNPEMVVTVWMGIDTPGEACYLNEKDSGGSRPTAVCAAFLKEQYADRAAPWFDAPDGVVAVDIDKTVLERQHKVIAASATTPKEATVREFYKLGDEPTDVSDYWDPPAPPQDVHVEADSSGVPIVTFTMQKDTAYYEVFRKVSGEATSLGSLDGSKKAAALRDITAPANVPLEYYVVAVHKEKRGDGSAITGNPSHSVRFVRQNGSGVQPAID; from the coding sequence ATGAAAGAAAAACGCGCGCGCACAAAAAAGCTGCGCACCCCGCAGCAGCAAAAAAAGCGCCGCCGTATTGCGCTTTGCAGTATGGCGCTTGTGCTTGCGCTGCTCTGCTACTTTTGCTTCGGCGTGCTCAAAATCCAATCCTGGCGGGGCTTAAGCGTCTCCAAGCTCACCGACCTTGCGCAGACGCTGCTGATCTACGACGCAAACGGCGACGCCGTGGCCTCCGTGTACGGCGCGCAGGATCGCATCATGGTGGATATCGACACCATCCCGCAGGAGGTGCGCAACGCCTTTATCGCCGCAGAGGACGTGCGTTTTTACAAGCATCACGGCGTGGATGTCAAGCGCATCTTCGGGGCGATGCTGACCAACATCCAAAAGGGGGGCTACAGCGAGGGCGCCAGCACCATCACCCAGCAGGTGATCAAGCTGACGCACCTCTCCACGGAAAAAAAGCTCTCCCGCAAGGCCCAGGAGGCCTACCTCGCATTGCAGCTGGAGCGCAAGTTCAGCAAGGACGATATCCTTGAGATGTACTTAAACATCGTATACTTCGGCCGTGGCGCGTACGGCATCGAGGCGGCGGCCAAGGTCTATTTTGATAAATCCGCCAGCGAACTATCCATCGACGAGGCAGCTTCCCTCGCGGCCATCCTCAAGTCCCCCACCAAATACGCACCCCACCTGCATCCGGACAACAACCTGGAGCGGCGCAACCTGGTGCTTGATTTGATGGCGGATTACGAGATGCTCACCGGCACGGAGGCCAACAACCTGAAAAAAAAGCCCCTCACCGTGGCGGAGGACCGGCCGGAAAAGTACAATTACGGCTACTACATCGATACCGTGCTGGACGAGGCGTGCGAGAAGCTGGGCGTCAGCATGGACGAGCTCTACAGCGGCGGGTACCGCATCTACACCACGCTGGACGCCACCAAACAGCTGCAGGCCGAGGCGCTGTGCGCCGATCCGGCCATGCTGCCACAGGACGCGCCTGACGGCACGCAGGCGCAGGTGGCCATGGTGGTGATGGACCCCAAAACGGGCGGCATCCAAGCGCTTGTGGGGGGACGGGAGCATACCACGCTGCAGGCCTTCAACCGTGCCACACAGGCGTACCGCTCCCCCGGCTCGTGCATCAAGCCCATCGCGGTGTTTGCGCCCGCCATCGACGAGGCGGACTACACCGCCACCACCTATGTCGAGGACGCGCCCGTGGATTATGGCGGTTACAAGCCGCAGAATTTTACCGGCAAATTCCTCGGTCAGGTGACGGTGCGCACCGCGCTTTCCCAATCGCTCAACGTGCCCGCTGTCAACACGCTGCACGATATTGGCGTATCCACCGGCATGGCCTACGCACAGAAGGCGGGGCTTGATCTTGAGGAGGAGGACAAAAACCTCTCCATGGCGCTGGGCGGTCTGACGCGTGGCGTGACGCCCCTTGCGATGTGCGACGCGTACGCGGGGATTGCCAACGGCGGCATGCGCATGCCCGCACACACCATCGCACGCATCACGCAGGCAGACGGCGAGACGCTCTACGCCTACAGCGACGCAGGCGTGCGCTACATGAGCGAGGACGGCGCGTTTTTGCTGACGGACATCCTACGTGAGACGGTAGAGAGCGGCTCTGCCAAAGGCCTGCAGGAGGTAGGCGCGCCACTGGCCGCCAAAACGGGCACCGTGGACTACAAGGGCGTGGGCAACCGCGACGTGTGGACCATCACCTACAATCCGGAGATGGTGGTGACGGTATGGATGGGCATCGACACCCCCGGCGAGGCCTGTTATCTCAACGAGAAGGATTCCGGCGGCTCCAGGCCCACCGCCGTATGCGCGGCCTTTTTAAAGGAGCAGTACGCCGACCGAGCGGCGCCCTGGTTTGACGCGCCCGATGGTGTGGTGGCGGTGGATATTGACAAAACCGTGCTGGAACGCCAGCACAAAGTGATCGCCGCGAGCGCCACCACGCCCAAGGAGGCCACGGTGCGCGAGTTTTACAAGCTGGGCGATGAACCTACGGATGTAAGCGATTATTGGGACCCGCCCGCCCCGCCGCAGGACGTGCACGTGGAGGCGGATTCCTCCGGCGTGCCTATCGTCACCTTCACCATGCAGAAGGACACCGCCTACTACGAGGTGTTCCGCAAGGTTTCAGGCGAGGCAACGAGTTTGGGTAGCCTGGACGGTTCAAAAAAGGCCGCCGCCCTGCGCGACATTACCGCACCGGCCAATGTGCCGCTGGAGTACTATGTGGTGGCCGTGCACAAGGAAAAGCGCGGCGACGGCAGCGCCATCACGGGCAATCCGTCGCACAGCGTGCGTTTTGTACGGCAGAACGGATCGGGCGTACAGCCCGCCATTGACTGA
- a CDS encoding ribonuclease H-like domain-containing protein, whose translation MAQSLKSKLEMMAKLSAQGPVARKAPQAPAEDFVVQKQVYPLDYACGDGVLEAFCYVDAATFLGLGDLAGDSLDVEKVLFLDTETTGLYGAGVQAFLVGVGFYREGAFHLHQLLMRDLSGEHRLLEALDVLCAQFDTLVTYNGKSFDVPLLRARMLLARMRDHLPARHIDLLHPARRLWKMRLAHCALDDLEQHILHQRRQHDISGSEIPGRYFQYLRSQDERLLEDILLHNQRDVLSMAMIAAAMCSQLAGPLEACVDVDRYSMGRYFNRQGNTAMAQACFDSLEGSPWQYAARRELAMTLKRERRLQEAMCIWQDMAKEDIRRRDMLPYVELAKVYEHRLGDCQRALDYCLLAMQCPAGARQKQELEKRKKRLQQRLARQQKG comes from the coding sequence GTGGCACAGAGCCTGAAAAGTAAACTGGAGATGATGGCAAAGCTCTCCGCACAGGGGCCCGTGGCCAGAAAAGCCCCGCAGGCGCCTGCGGAGGACTTTGTCGTGCAAAAACAGGTGTACCCGCTGGACTACGCCTGCGGCGACGGGGTGCTGGAGGCGTTCTGTTACGTGGACGCGGCCACATTTCTCGGCCTGGGCGATCTTGCGGGCGATTCGCTGGACGTGGAAAAGGTACTTTTTTTGGATACCGAAACCACCGGCCTCTACGGTGCGGGCGTACAGGCGTTTCTGGTGGGGGTGGGCTTTTATCGGGAGGGCGCGTTCCATCTGCACCAGCTGCTGATGCGCGACCTATCCGGCGAGCACCGCCTGCTGGAGGCTTTAGACGTGCTGTGCGCGCAGTTTGACACGCTGGTGACCTACAACGGCAAGAGCTTTGACGTGCCGCTGCTGCGCGCGCGCATGCTGCTTGCGCGCATGCGCGACCACCTGCCCGCGCGCCACATCGATCTGCTGCACCCGGCGCGCAGGCTGTGGAAGATGCGCCTGGCGCACTGCGCGCTGGACGACCTGGAGCAGCACATCCTGCATCAGAGGCGGCAGCACGATATCTCGGGCAGCGAAATCCCGGGCCGCTACTTTCAGTATCTGCGCAGCCAGGATGAAAGGCTGCTGGAGGATATCCTGCTGCACAACCAGCGCGACGTGCTCTCCATGGCCATGATCGCCGCGGCGATGTGCAGCCAGCTTGCCGGGCCGCTGGAGGCGTGCGTGGACGTGGACCGCTACAGCATGGGGCGCTATTTCAACCGCCAGGGCAATACAGCTATGGCGCAGGCCTGCTTTGACTCGCTGGAGGGCAGCCCCTGGCAGTATGCCGCCAGGCGGGAGCTGGCCATGACGCTCAAGCGGGAGCGCCGTCTGCAGGAGGCAATGTGTATCTGGCAGGATATGGCAAAGGAGGATATCCGCAGGCGGGATATGCTCCCTTATGTGGAGCTTGCCAAGGTATATGAGCACCGCCTGGGCGATTGCCAGCGGGCGCTGGATTACTGCCTGCTCGCCATGCAGTGCCCCGCAGGCGCGCGCCAGAAGCAGGAACTGGAAAAACGAAAAAAACGCTTGCAGCAGCGCCTTGCGCGGCAGCAAAAGGGGTAA
- a CDS encoding DEAD/DEAH box helicase: MNLDQFIASMKENQQVMQNVTCWREIPARPAETAPWPACVRDDVIAMLRARGIRAPYSHQARAIEAIDDGADVVVVTPTASGKSLCYHVPVLNTVLNDPDARALYLFPTKALAADQAAELYGMIEALGADIKAYTYDGDTTVTARRAVRQAGHIVVTNPDMLHSGILPHHVKWVKLFENLRYIVIDEVHTYRGIFGSHLANVLRRLKRICQFYGSDPQFICCSATIANPRELAEQICGRSMVLVDKNGAPSGKKHIVFYNPPVVNRQLGIRRSAAFEARTFAARLVANRISTIVFARSRLMVEVLLTYLKELVRDKLGNSNLVRGYRGGYMPSERRQIERGLREGSVVGVVSTNALELGVDIGSLEACVLCGYPGTIASTWQQAGRAGRRSDTSLTLFVANSSPMDQFMIRHPDYFFSQSPEMGLVNPNNLYILMSHIKCAAFELPFEDGESFGVETTDEALEYLQQEGVLRHVDGRWHWATDTFPASAISLRSASNENVIIVDVTQGEANPRVIGEMDRFTAPMLLHDEAVYIHESRQYQVDKLDLTQGKAFVRAVSVDYYTDADLSVDVKVLDVFDQRAEGMTLRQSGEVLVTSIVTMFKKIKFDTHENIGWGRVNLPEMDMHTMASWISWDEAQVRGFSPSQLQSALCGVANLVANVAPMYLMCDPKDIAVFYQVRAPFTDRPTLYVYDAMPGGMGLSEKLYSMLDEVFGQALLMLTSCPCDDGCPSCVGPASESGEEAKVMARRLLEGMLRGTEPEK, translated from the coding sequence TTGAATCTGGACCAGTTTATTGCAAGTATGAAGGAAAACCAGCAGGTGATGCAGAACGTCACCTGCTGGCGCGAGATTCCGGCGCGGCCTGCCGAGACGGCGCCGTGGCCCGCCTGTGTGCGTGACGACGTGATCGCCATGCTGCGTGCGCGGGGCATCCGCGCACCCTACAGTCACCAGGCGCGCGCCATCGAGGCGATCGACGACGGCGCGGACGTGGTGGTGGTGACGCCCACCGCCTCGGGCAAGTCGCTGTGCTACCACGTGCCGGTATTAAACACGGTTTTAAACGATCCGGACGCCCGCGCGCTGTACCTGTTTCCCACCAAGGCGCTGGCCGCGGACCAGGCGGCCGAGCTCTACGGTATGATTGAGGCGCTGGGCGCGGATATCAAGGCGTATACCTACGACGGGGATACCACCGTCACGGCCCGGCGCGCAGTGCGCCAGGCGGGGCATATCGTGGTGACCAACCCCGATATGCTGCATTCCGGCATCCTGCCGCACCATGTCAAATGGGTCAAGCTGTTTGAAAACCTGCGCTATATCGTCATCGATGAGGTGCACACCTACCGGGGCATCTTCGGCAGCCACCTGGCCAACGTGCTGCGGCGGCTCAAGCGCATCTGCCAGTTTTACGGCAGCGATCCGCAGTTTATCTGCTGCAGCGCGACGATCGCCAACCCGCGGGAGCTGGCCGAGCAGATCTGCGGCCGATCCATGGTGCTGGTTGACAAAAACGGTGCGCCGTCCGGTAAAAAACACATTGTCTTTTATAATCCGCCAGTGGTCAATCGTCAACTGGGCATCCGCCGCAGCGCCGCCTTTGAGGCGCGCACATTCGCGGCGCGTCTGGTTGCCAATCGCATTTCCACCATTGTGTTCGCGCGCAGCCGCCTGATGGTGGAGGTATTGTTAACGTATTTAAAGGAGCTTGTGCGCGACAAGCTGGGCAACAGCAACCTGGTGCGCGGTTACCGGGGCGGCTACATGCCCAGCGAGCGCCGGCAGATTGAGCGGGGCCTGCGCGAGGGCAGCGTGGTGGGCGTGGTGTCCACCAACGCGCTGGAGCTGGGGGTGGACATCGGCAGCCTGGAGGCGTGCGTGCTCTGCGGCTATCCGGGCACCATCGCCAGCACATGGCAGCAGGCGGGGCGCGCGGGGCGGCGCAGCGATACCAGCCTGACGCTGTTTGTGGCAAATTCCTCGCCCATGGATCAGTTTATGATCCGCCATCCCGATTACTTTTTCAGCCAGTCGCCTGAGATGGGCCTGGTCAACCCAAACAACCTCTATATCCTGATGAGCCACATCAAATGCGCGGCCTTTGAGCTGCCCTTTGAGGATGGGGAAAGCTTTGGCGTGGAGACCACCGACGAGGCACTGGAATACTTGCAGCAGGAGGGGGTGCTGCGCCATGTGGACGGGCGCTGGCACTGGGCTACGGACACCTTTCCGGCAAGCGCCATCAGCCTGCGCAGTGCGTCTAACGAGAACGTGATCATCGTTGACGTTACGCAAGGGGAGGCCAACCCGCGCGTCATCGGGGAGATGGACCGTTTCACCGCGCCCATGCTGTTGCACGACGAGGCGGTTTACATACACGAGAGCCGACAGTATCAGGTTGACAAATTGGATTTGACGCAGGGCAAGGCGTTCGTGCGCGCGGTAAGCGTGGATTATTACACGGACGCGGACCTGTCGGTGGATGTAAAGGTGCTGGATGTGTTCGACCAGCGCGCAGAGGGCATGACGTTGCGCCAGAGCGGCGAGGTGCTGGTGACATCCATCGTGACAATGTTTAAAAAAATCAAATTCGATACGCACGAGAATATCGGCTGGGGGCGGGTCAACCTGCCCGAGATGGACATGCACACCATGGCAAGCTGGATATCGTGGGACGAGGCACAGGTGCGGGGTTTTTCGCCCTCGCAGCTGCAGAGCGCGCTGTGCGGGGTGGCCAACCTGGTGGCCAACGTGGCCCCCATGTACCTGATGTGCGATCCCAAGGATATCGCGGTGTTTTACCAGGTGCGCGCGCCCTTTACGGACCGCCCCACGCTCTACGTTTACGACGCGATGCCCGGCGGCATGGGCCTGAGCGAAAAGCTCTACAGCATGCTTGACGAGGTTTTCGGCCAGGCGCTGCTGATGCTGACAAGCTGCCCGTGTGACGATGGCTGCCCCTCCTGCGTGGGGCCGGCGAGCGAATCGGGCGAGGAGGCCAAGGTCATGGCGCGCCGCCTGCTGGAAGGGATGCTTCGTGGCACAGAGCCTGAAAAGTAA
- the thiI gene encoding tRNA uracil 4-sulfurtransferase ThiI: MEHVILVRFGEIHLKGQNRPYFEKMLMRRLKEAAAPYAGARVEKADSRYFVRGIAPQDMEEALARVCRVFGVHSACPAVEMEKDDFTALCAQAAAMMPPAGGTFKVKARRSDKRYPMDSQQIAIEMGGYILEHAPAWQVDIHDPQLSMCVEIRDRAYLYNRIVPAQGGMPVGSNGKAFVLMSGGIDSPVAAWMVAKRGLALEAVHFFSPPYTSARARQKVVDLVAALTDYCGPIRLHVVPFTEIQQKIYEKGPEREMTVLMRRSMMRIAERIARCGQGQALVTGESIGQVASQTVEALGITNNACTLPVFRPLIAFDKAEIMEKARAIGTYETSILPYEDCCTVFVPRHPATHPKLDVVLAAEAKIELAPLEDKAMEQIEVVDVRPRGAEA, translated from the coding sequence ATGGAACATGTAATTCTGGTGCGCTTTGGCGAGATTCATTTAAAGGGGCAGAACCGCCCGTACTTTGAAAAGATGCTGATGCGCCGCTTAAAGGAGGCCGCCGCGCCCTATGCGGGGGCGCGGGTGGAAAAGGCGGACAGCCGTTACTTTGTGCGCGGTATCGCGCCGCAGGATATGGAGGAGGCGCTTGCGCGGGTCTGCCGCGTGTTCGGCGTGCACTCAGCGTGCCCTGCGGTGGAGATGGAAAAGGACGATTTTACCGCGCTGTGCGCGCAGGCCGCGGCCATGATGCCGCCTGCAGGGGGCACCTTCAAGGTCAAGGCCCGCCGCTCGGACAAGCGCTATCCCATGGATTCCCAGCAGATCGCCATCGAGATGGGGGGCTATATCCTGGAGCACGCGCCCGCCTGGCAGGTGGATATTCACGATCCGCAGCTGTCCATGTGCGTGGAGATCCGCGACAGGGCCTATCTCTACAACCGCATCGTGCCCGCACAGGGCGGCATGCCCGTGGGCAGCAACGGCAAGGCGTTTGTGCTGATGAGCGGGGGTATCGACTCGCCGGTGGCCGCCTGGATGGTGGCCAAGCGTGGCCTAGCGCTGGAGGCAGTGCACTTCTTCAGCCCGCCCTACACCAGTGCCCGCGCCCGCCAGAAAGTGGTGGACCTGGTGGCCGCGCTGACCGACTACTGCGGCCCCATCCGGCTGCACGTGGTGCCGTTTACCGAAATTCAGCAGAAGATCTACGAAAAGGGTCCTGAGCGGGAGATGACGGTGCTGATGCGCCGCAGCATGATGCGCATTGCCGAGCGCATCGCGCGCTGCGGGCAGGGCCAGGCGCTCGTCACGGGCGAGAGCATCGGCCAGGTGGCCAGCCAGACGGTGGAGGCGCTGGGCATCACCAACAACGCCTGCACGCTGCCGGTGTTCCGGCCGCTGATCGCCTTTGACAAGGCGGAGATCATGGAAAAGGCCCGCGCCATCGGCACGTACGAGACGTCGATTCTGCCCTACGAAGACTGCTGCACGGTGTTTGTGCCGCGGCACCCCGCCACCCATCCCAAGCTGGACGTGGTGCTGGCGGCGGAGGCGAAGATCGAGCTTGCGCCGCTGGAGGACAAGGCCATGGAACAGATTGAGGTTGTGGACGTACGCCCCCGCGGGGCAGAGGCATAA
- a CDS encoding cysteine desulfurase family protein: MIYLDNSATTRVCAQAADAAYESMRTDYFNPSAPYAPAIAAETRMTRARANVARALTCDAGGVYFTSGGTEGDNLVILGTANVLGRRMHHMITTAVEHPAVLHAMQYLEKTGWEVSYIPVDGQGCCDEDALVEALREDTALVSVMHVNNEVGAINDVARIAARVKRKNPRTLVHVDGVQAFMRVPVALVNTGIDFYSVSGHKIHAPKGVGALYMKKGARIDGMQLGGGQESGVRSGTENVPGIAALGAAVERLLDEGQAQVAARLMGMKRTLYAQIIDSVPDVRVNGPQDIALAAPHVLNLSFAGVRAEVLLHALEEREIYVGMGSACSSKRRVISPVLRAMQVPAAYAEGAIRFSLGCDNTMDEMARTAETLASLVAQLRRFKRR; this comes from the coding sequence ATGATTTACCTGGACAACAGCGCCACCACGCGCGTGTGCGCGCAGGCGGCAGACGCCGCGTACGAAAGCATGCGCACGGACTATTTCAATCCCTCCGCGCCTTACGCGCCGGCCATCGCGGCAGAGACGCGCATGACGCGCGCGCGCGCCAACGTGGCGCGCGCCCTTACCTGCGATGCGGGCGGCGTGTACTTTACATCGGGCGGTACCGAGGGGGACAACCTGGTCATATTGGGTACGGCAAACGTGCTGGGCAGGCGCATGCATCACATGATCACTACGGCGGTGGAGCATCCAGCGGTGCTGCATGCCATGCAATATCTGGAAAAAACGGGCTGGGAGGTCAGCTACATCCCCGTCGATGGGCAGGGTTGCTGCGATGAGGACGCGCTTGTGGAGGCGCTGCGGGAGGATACGGCGCTTGTCAGCGTGATGCACGTCAACAACGAGGTGGGCGCCATCAACGACGTGGCGCGCATCGCAGCGCGCGTCAAGCGCAAAAACCCCCGCACGCTGGTGCACGTCGACGGGGTGCAGGCATTCATGCGGGTGCCTGTCGCGCTGGTCAACACGGGGATCGATTTCTACAGCGTCAGCGGCCATAAGATCCACGCGCCCAAGGGCGTGGGCGCGCTCTACATGAAGAAGGGCGCGCGCATCGACGGCATGCAGCTGGGCGGTGGACAGGAATCGGGCGTGCGCTCGGGCACGGAAAACGTGCCAGGCATCGCTGCTTTGGGGGCGGCGGTGGAGCGGCTGCTGGACGAGGGCCAGGCGCAGGTGGCGGCGCGGTTGATGGGGATGAAGCGGACGCTCTACGCGCAGATCATCGACAGTGTGCCGGACGTGCGCGTCAACGGCCCGCAGGATATCGCGCTTGCGGCGCCCCACGTGCTCAACCTTTCCTTTGCAGGGGTGCGTGCAGAGGTGCTGCTGCACGCGCTGGAGGAGCGGGAGATTTATGTGGGCATGGGCTCTGCCTGTTCCTCTAAACGCAGGGTGATCAGCCCCGTGCTGCGCGCCATGCAGGTGCCCGCAGCGTACGCCGAAGGGGCGATCCGTTTCAGTTTGGGCTGCGACAATACCATGGACGAAATGGCGCGCACAGCCGAGACGCTCGCATCGCTTGTGGCGCAGCTGCGCCGCTTCAAACGCAGATAA